In one window of Bacteriovorax sp. BAL6_X DNA:
- the rsgA gene encoding ribosome small subunit-dependent GTPase A, translating to MSDNVLKAKIIRSHQRDFDCLIDETKEVVKATALGNLLKKGETLVVGDNVYLDTIAETGEFIIKEAMPRKNEIFRILVRTSKRKVTAANCDYLVILSSAARPKFKRGIIDRFLVRAFQWGVEPIVVFNKMDQYDPEEFDIQYEILRLKELGVKYFEICALDKDYETQYLKGGMNEFREALKGKTALFVGQSGVGKSQTISCLSEGEVELKTKQVGKVGKGSHTTTWSEIVDLGDFYLIDSPGIRSFSLDDIDPDDLMELFPDLEEIARHCQFSNCNHEPENRGCAFYSEEYDPETEEGLMVHSRLDSYQLFHSEISSTPFWQKKKKYR from the coding sequence ATGTCAGATAACGTACTAAAAGCTAAAATTATTCGCTCGCACCAGCGCGACTTCGATTGCCTCATCGACGAAACTAAAGAAGTAGTCAAGGCGACGGCGCTTGGTAACCTTCTTAAGAAGGGTGAAACCCTCGTTGTTGGCGATAACGTTTATTTAGATACGATAGCTGAAACGGGAGAGTTTATTATTAAAGAGGCCATGCCTCGTAAAAATGAAATCTTTCGAATTCTAGTGAGAACATCTAAGCGTAAAGTAACGGCCGCTAATTGTGACTATCTTGTAATCCTATCAAGTGCCGCAAGGCCAAAGTTTAAGCGTGGAATTATCGATCGTTTTCTTGTGCGTGCCTTCCAGTGGGGAGTAGAGCCAATTGTTGTCTTCAATAAAATGGATCAATATGATCCCGAAGAATTTGATATCCAGTATGAAATTCTACGCCTTAAAGAACTGGGCGTTAAGTATTTTGAGATCTGTGCATTGGATAAGGATTATGAGACCCAATACCTAAAAGGTGGAATGAATGAATTCAGAGAGGCGCTTAAAGGTAAGACAGCTCTCTTTGTTGGCCAGTCTGGGGTAGGAAAGTCACAAACGATTTCATGCCTCTCTGAGGGGGAAGTTGAGCTTAAAACTAAACAGGTTGGAAAAGTTGGTAAGGGCTCACATACGACAACTTGGTCAGAAATTGTCGACCTTGGTGACTTCTATCTTATTGATTCTCCAGGGATACGTTCGTTCTCTCTCGATGATATTGATCCAGATGATCTGATGGAGCTCTTCCCTGATCTTGAAGAGATCGCTCGCCACTGTCAGTTCTCAAATTGTAACCATGAACCAGAGAATCGAGGTTGTGCCTTTTATTCTGAGGAATATGATCCAGAAACTGAAGAGGGACTTATGGTTCACTCTAGGCTTGATAGTTACCAATTATTTCATTCTGAAATTTCTTCGACTCCTTTTTGGCAGAAAAAGAAAAAATATCGCTAA
- a CDS encoding PilZ domain-containing protein, whose translation MSDNKVINFQAKREENIEKKRRSFERICFNNFMGAYSVIESDGYSYAINMVDISHDGLSFNVPWTDKTDAKLKEGDELKLKFYFTKGSYIPVIVNIRHSALTQGADGVTYMQYGCEFDKSMHSFKAMEQFINFIYAFSEYSVVDNGEMKSLFI comes from the coding sequence ATGTCTGATAACAAAGTAATTAACTTCCAAGCTAAGAGAGAAGAGAATATCGAAAAGAAGCGTAGAAGCTTTGAGCGTATTTGCTTTAATAACTTTATGGGAGCTTACTCGGTAATTGAATCAGATGGTTATTCTTACGCTATTAATATGGTTGATATCTCTCATGATGGATTGTCATTTAATGTTCCATGGACAGATAAGACAGATGCAAAGCTCAAGGAAGGGGATGAGCTAAAGCTTAAATTCTACTTCACGAAAGGATCATATATTCCTGTTATCGTTAATATTCGTCACAGCGCACTAACTCAAGGTGCGGACGGTGTCACTTATATGCAATATGGTTGTGAATTCGACAAGTCGATGCACTCATTTAAGGCCATGGAGCAATTTATCAACTTCATTTATGCATTCTCTGAGTACTCAGTAGTGGATAATGGAGAGATGAAATCTCTTTTTATTTAA
- a CDS encoding peptidylprolyl isomerase, translated as MFGFGTKKDAHKEDLDRLYANFETNMGNFKVELYAKECPETVWNFANLIEGRQKTPAKEGPYYDGLIFHRVIAGFVIQGGCPDGTGMGGPGYKFEDECRADLRHDGAGILSMANAGPGTNGSQFFITLGATPHLDGRHTVFGKVIEGMDVVEKIGEVRTGMHDRPMHDIVMEKVTIER; from the coding sequence ATGTTCGGTTTTGGAACTAAGAAAGATGCCCATAAAGAAGATCTAGATCGCCTATACGCTAACTTTGAAACAAATATGGGGAATTTCAAAGTAGAACTTTATGCAAAAGAATGTCCGGAAACAGTATGGAATTTTGCCAACCTTATTGAAGGTAGACAAAAGACTCCAGCGAAAGAAGGGCCATACTACGATGGATTAATTTTCCACAGAGTTATTGCTGGCTTTGTTATTCAAGGTGGATGCCCAGATGGAACAGGAATGGGTGGACCTGGTTATAAATTTGAAGATGAGTGTCGTGCTGATCTTCGTCACGACGGTGCAGGGATTCTTTCAATGGCAAATGCGGGGCCAGGTACAAATGGATCTCAATTCTTTATCACTCTTGGTGCCACTCCACACTTAGATGGACGCCACACTGTTTTTGGTAAAGTTATCGAGGGAATGGATGTTGTTGAAAAAATCGGTGAAGTTCGCACTGGTATGCATGATCGTCCAATGCACGATATCGTTATGGAAAAGGTAACTATCGAAAGATAA
- a CDS encoding BspA family leucine-rich repeat surface protein, whose amino-acid sequence MKVIYILTSLLILSCIQDPQVKFMLNNDGPGDSGGGGASESLELEYLIPGSNHDITFNFDTANEANVVIDWGDASPVDTVTKPAATAGSITHTYTNSGTYTITMTGSLGKLVINHSELEHVLNLGDMAWNDFYNMFAFASNLKSVNGGVTDNVTSMRWMFRNCPLIETVNMSTWNFSNVQLMTGMFLFSGNGALNINLNGLNAPNLTSIEGMFSNSDINNVDFSYWTVPALTTMNNLFINSTVKSINMNEFDTSNLTELDSVFEDTTSLVSLTFDNWDVSNVTSFNRMFSNTNASDLSDVQAWNTASATNIYSIFSDAQNVTSLDLTGWTISGVTNLASVFSNMTSLSSLNISNWDTSSSRSFSYMFSNTSNLNSLDISSFSNSSLNNGARRMFSGSAVNNLTFPATFNINTNGEYNEMFLNFIGGGTLDVSVFDLATYAQIPRIFEGVEGVTIDARGWPDDSSIGNANYRCLGNPQVPLDGSVVFMCDTGKTVCGISCAH is encoded by the coding sequence ATGAAAGTTATCTATATTCTAACTTCTTTACTAATACTGTCTTGTATACAGGACCCTCAAGTTAAGTTTATGCTTAATAATGATGGCCCAGGTGACTCTGGTGGAGGTGGAGCTAGTGAAAGCCTAGAGCTTGAGTACTTAATTCCAGGGAGTAATCACGATATTACCTTCAATTTTGATACAGCAAATGAGGCTAATGTTGTAATTGATTGGGGAGACGCAAGCCCTGTTGACACAGTAACTAAGCCTGCCGCTACAGCAGGTAGTATCACTCACACGTATACTAACTCTGGAACATATACAATTACTATGACTGGGTCATTAGGCAAGCTAGTTATTAATCATAGTGAATTAGAACATGTTTTAAACTTAGGTGATATGGCCTGGAACGACTTCTATAATATGTTTGCTTTTGCTAGCAATTTAAAGAGTGTAAATGGTGGCGTTACAGATAACGTTACTAGTATGAGATGGATGTTTCGAAATTGCCCTTTAATTGAAACAGTGAATATGTCGACTTGGAACTTTTCAAATGTTCAACTTATGACCGGAATGTTTTTATTTTCTGGCAATGGAGCACTTAATATCAATTTGAACGGACTGAATGCTCCTAATCTAACATCTATAGAGGGAATGTTTTCAAACTCCGATATAAATAATGTTGATTTCTCTTATTGGACAGTTCCCGCCTTAACAACAATGAACAACTTATTTATCAATTCAACAGTAAAGTCGATAAATATGAATGAATTTGATACTTCAAATTTAACAGAACTAGATTCTGTTTTTGAAGATACAACATCTTTAGTGAGTTTAACCTTTGACAACTGGGATGTATCTAATGTGACGTCATTTAATAGAATGTTTTCAAATACAAATGCAAGTGATTTAAGTGATGTTCAAGCGTGGAATACGGCAAGTGCTACAAATATATATAGTATTTTTTCAGACGCCCAAAATGTAACAAGTCTTGATCTTACAGGTTGGACGATATCTGGTGTAACAAATTTAGCAAGTGTTTTTTCTAATATGACGAGTCTTTCTAGTTTGAATATTTCAAATTGGGATACTTCAAGTTCCAGAAGTTTTTCATATATGTTTTCTAATACATCTAATTTAAATTCGTTAGATATTTCAAGTTTTAGTAATTCTTCTTTGAATAATGGTGCTCGCAGAATGTTTTCTGGCTCTGCTGTAAATAATCTAACGTTTCCTGCAACATTTAACATAAATACTAACGGTGAATATAATGAAATGTTTTTAAATTTTATAGGTGGTGGGACTCTTGATGTTTCAGTGTTTGACCTAGCTACATATGCTCAAATTCCTCGCATTTTTGAAGGAGTTGAAGGAGTTACTATTGATGCTAGAGGGTGGCCGGATGATAGTTCTATTGGAAATGCTAACTATCGTTGTTTAGGAAACCCACAAGTGCCTTTAGATGGAAGTGTTGTTTTTATGTGTGACACAGGTAAAACCGTTTGTGGAATAAGTTGTGCTCATTAA
- the recJ gene encoding single-stranded-DNA-specific exonuclease RecJ — protein MENTTQATQNFNLHPVVQRLFQKRGMGVEEIQEFLSWDLKALPNFGELIDIDIAADEIIKAIDNNEKIAIYGDYDVDGTTSCALFYQFFQKLNLEVDLIQPSRFVEGYGLHNCSIDRAIEEGIDLMITVDCGISNVEAAAYAKEKGLKLIITDHHKDGRETMPEAVAVVNPSRRDEPADSAMKPLAGVGVAFAICVEIRKKLLARGQEIPSVYDLLQYVAIGTICDLAPLSPMNLKLVRHGMRLIKNTQYEGIKAFFDPTDRGKDIIPSEKLSFNVGPLINSKGRLDHPEVALKLLISKDYNEAREYYHQLVNCNTERKAIQREVFEEAKEQVIDELKRNGELDIAIVYAPHFHEGVIGIVASKLVETFKVPAIVFSNAEDEGVIKASARSAGELDIYKLLDEHRELFLKFGGHKAAAGLSMPVDNLETFKTSMNEKLQAIPLIERTVQDFYDLEITPDEIDPGLLRGLDALEPFGMGNEKPIFKLKGAKLKSFDLLKDVHVRWNFTSITNQKINLKGISFNYMSKWGQLTPDQIYDRQADPNSVLEVYFTLALNYFNGNKYIQLMVDRVEIT, from the coding sequence ATGGAGAACACAACACAAGCAACTCAAAATTTTAATTTACACCCAGTCGTTCAAAGACTCTTTCAAAAAAGAGGAATGGGCGTTGAAGAGATTCAAGAATTTCTTTCTTGGGACCTGAAAGCATTACCTAACTTTGGTGAACTTATTGATATTGATATTGCCGCTGATGAGATCATCAAGGCCATTGATAATAATGAGAAGATTGCCATCTATGGAGACTACGATGTAGACGGAACGACGTCTTGTGCACTCTTCTACCAATTCTTTCAAAAGCTAAATTTAGAAGTTGATCTTATTCAACCTTCTCGCTTTGTCGAAGGCTATGGCCTTCATAATTGCTCAATTGATCGCGCTATTGAAGAAGGCATTGACCTTATGATTACGGTTGACTGTGGTATTTCAAATGTTGAAGCAGCAGCTTATGCAAAAGAGAAAGGCCTAAAGCTTATTATCACTGACCACCATAAGGATGGACGTGAAACAATGCCAGAAGCTGTAGCCGTAGTTAACCCTTCTCGCCGTGATGAGCCTGCTGATTCAGCAATGAAACCTCTTGCAGGTGTTGGTGTAGCTTTTGCTATTTGTGTGGAAATTAGAAAGAAGCTATTGGCCCGTGGACAAGAGATTCCGTCTGTTTACGATCTTCTTCAATACGTTGCTATTGGTACTATTTGTGACCTTGCTCCACTTTCTCCAATGAACTTAAAACTTGTTCGTCATGGGATGAGACTGATTAAGAATACTCAATACGAAGGAATTAAGGCCTTCTTTGATCCAACAGATCGTGGCAAAGATATTATTCCAAGTGAAAAACTGTCTTTTAATGTAGGACCCCTCATTAATTCAAAAGGTCGACTTGACCACCCTGAAGTTGCTCTAAAACTTTTAATATCAAAAGATTATAACGAAGCTCGTGAATACTATCATCAGCTAGTAAATTGCAATACTGAACGCAAGGCCATTCAAAGAGAAGTTTTTGAAGAGGCCAAGGAACAAGTTATTGATGAACTCAAAAGAAATGGTGAATTGGACATTGCAATTGTTTATGCCCCACACTTTCATGAGGGCGTTATTGGCATTGTTGCTTCAAAGCTTGTTGAAACTTTTAAAGTTCCTGCTATTGTATTTAGTAATGCTGAAGACGAAGGTGTAATTAAGGCGTCTGCTAGATCTGCAGGAGAGCTTGATATTTACAAGCTACTAGATGAGCACCGTGAGCTTTTCTTAAAGTTTGGTGGACACAAGGCTGCGGCCGGTCTTTCAATGCCAGTTGATAACCTTGAGACATTCAAGACTTCAATGAATGAAAAGCTTCAGGCCATTCCATTAATAGAAAGAACTGTGCAAGACTTCTATGATCTTGAGATCACACCAGATGAAATAGACCCAGGACTCCTTAGAGGACTAGACGCTCTTGAGCCATTTGGAATGGGCAATGAGAAGCCTATTTTCAAATTAAAAGGCGCAAAACTTAAGAGCTTTGATCTATTAAAAGATGTTCACGTAAGATGGAATTTTACTTCGATTACAAATCAGAAAATTAATCTTAAAGGGATTAGTTTTAACTATATGTCTAAGTGGGGACAACTTACACCTGATCAAATATATGACCGTCAAGCAGACCCCAATAGTGTATTAGAGGTCTACTTCACATTGGCCTTAAACTATTTCAACGGTAATAAATATATTCAACTGATGGTTGATAGAGTTGAGATAACTTAA
- a CDS encoding acyl-[acyl-carrier-protein] thioesterase codes for MKDKVFKKTYQVSINSVNINKKLGLFGILGYLQDIATVHAEVMGFGLEDMIRDQSFWVLVRQKLRMTKFPVWNESVEIQTWSRPPEGMYAFREFEIFLDGEKIGDCSTVWMILDGVTRKVKKPDFSMERINPRTDYHLDYIAHKVEVRDNFEKVNTITVRNSDLDLNMHVNNTKYSQWILDSIPIELHKTATLNEFEINFMAETHLGDEIDIYRARNVEGEFKHDITYKGVRHSDGKTCFLAKLLAD; via the coding sequence ATGAAAGATAAAGTATTTAAAAAGACGTATCAGGTTAGTATCAATAGTGTGAATATCAACAAGAAATTGGGCCTATTCGGTATTCTTGGTTATTTACAGGACATTGCTACTGTTCATGCAGAGGTGATGGGTTTTGGTTTAGAAGATATGATAAGAGATCAATCCTTTTGGGTTCTCGTAAGACAAAAACTTCGTATGACAAAATTTCCTGTATGGAATGAGAGCGTTGAAATTCAAACTTGGTCGAGGCCTCCCGAAGGAATGTACGCCTTTCGCGAGTTTGAAATCTTTCTTGATGGTGAAAAAATTGGAGATTGCTCAACTGTATGGATGATCCTAGATGGTGTGACAAGAAAGGTGAAAAAGCCTGACTTCTCAATGGAGAGAATTAATCCACGCACTGATTATCATTTAGATTATATTGCTCATAAAGTTGAGGTAAGGGATAACTTTGAAAAAGTTAATACCATTACAGTACGAAATAGTGATCTTGATTTAAATATGCATGTCAATAATACGAAGTATTCACAGTGGATTCTTGATTCGATTCCGATCGAACTCCATAAAACGGCAACGCTTAATGAATTTGAAATTAACTTCATGGCCGAAACTCACCTAGGGGATGAGATCGATATTTACCGAGCTCGAAATGTTGAAGGGGAGTTTAAGCACGATATCACCTATAAAGGAGTTAGGCACTCTGATGGCAAAACTTGTTTTTTAGCAAAGCTCTTAGCTGATTAG